In one window of Pseudoliparis swirei isolate HS2019 ecotype Mariana Trench chromosome 15, NWPU_hadal_v1, whole genome shotgun sequence DNA:
- the LOC130205150 gene encoding prostaglandin E2 receptor EP4 subtype-like yields the protein MNSTAAHAGRFQPPTIPAIMFIFGVVGNVIAIVVLRISRKEQKETTFYTLVCGLAVTDLLGTLLASPVTIATYVKGAWPGGEPLCQYTGFILLFFFLVQLCIVFAMSVERYLAINHAYFYNEYVNQKLAALTLLAIYMSNIVFCALPSVGFGKVTRQMPGTWCFIDWKNNQTTVATFNLMYAGVNSVIVLATIICNVMVCAALILMHKRFIRRTSLGADQRRLSDLRRRRSFGRLAGAEIQMVILLIATSAVVLICSIPLVLRIFENQLSRNKTEERSGLNKDLLAIRMASVNPILDPWIYILLSKTVVLKLMEKIKWLFCEMGARGRGGGGGGRFRCADSRLSSSVVSRDSPSLVLREPKVMASSSQTVLYPCEGAERAADAGSPDARSPDAERPPPAQTSGVTREVEASGDRAAALRELLMCRKDPTLHVTFTDESANTQEKCI from the exons ATGAACTCCACGGCAGCGCATGCGGGGAGATTTCAACCGCCCACCATCCCGGCGATTATGTTCATTTTCGGGGTGGTGGGGAACGTCATCGCGATCGTGGTTCTGCGGATATCACGAAAGGAacagaaggaaacaactttTTACACCCTGGTGTGTGGCTTGGCGGTCACGGACCTGCTGGGCACGCTGCTGGCCAGTCCCGTCACCATCGCGACCTACGTGAAGGGCGCGTGGCCCGGCGGCGAGCCCCTGTGCCAGTACACCGGCTTcattctgctcttcttcttcttggtgcaGCTGTGCATTGTGTTCGCGATGTCAGTGGAGAGGTACTTGGCAATAAACCACGCGTACTTCTACAACGAGTACGTCAACCAAAAGCTCGCCGCGCTCACCCTTTTGGCCATTTACATGTCCAACATCGTGTTCTGCGCGCTGCCCAGTGTGGGGTTCGGGAAGGTGACGCGCCAGATGCCGGGCACGTGGTGCTTCATCGACTGGAAGAACAACCAGACGACGGTGGCgacttttaatttgatgtacgcGGGCGTGAACTCGGTGATCGTGCTCGCCACCATCATATGCAACGTGATGGTGTGCGCGGCGCTGATCCTGATGCACAAGCGGTTCATCCGACGCACGTCTCTGGGCGCCGACCAGAGGCGCTTGTCGGACCTGCGGCGCAGGCGCAGTTTCGGACGGTTGGCTGGAGCGGAGATCCAGATGGTGATCCTGCTGATAGCGACCTCGGCGGTGGTTCTCATCTGCTCCATACCGctagtg CTGAGGATCTTTGAGAACCAGCTGTCCAGAAACAAGACGGAGGAGCGCTCCGGGCTGAATAAAGACCTGCTGGCCATCCGCATGGCCTCCGTCAACCCCATCCTGGACCCTTGGATCTACATCCTGCTCAGTAAGACGGTGGTCCTGAAGCTGATGGAGAAAATCAAGTGGCTGTTCTGTGAGATGGGCGCTCGGGGCcgaggggggggcggcggcgggcgcTTCCGCTGTGCCGACTCCCGCCTCTCGTCCTCCGTCGTGTCGCGAGACTCCCCGTCGCTGGTGTTGAGGGAGCCGAAGGTGATGGCGAGCAGCTCCCAGACCGTGTTGTACCCGTGTGAGGGCGCCGAGAGGGCGGCGGACGCGGGGTCGCCTGACGCGAGGTCGCCGGACGCGGAGAGGCCGCCGCCGGCACAGACGTCGGGGGTCACCCGGGAGGTCGAGGCCTCGGGGGACAGGGCGGCGGCCTTGAGAGAACTTCTGATGTGTCGCAAGGACCCGACGCTGCACGTGACCTTCACGGACGAGAGCGCCAACACGCAGGAGAAATGCATatga